In one window of Psychrobacter sp. P2G3 DNA:
- a CDS encoding alpha/beta fold hydrolase, with amino-acid sequence MAFLATDVHLIAYQDSGESYLPVLFMAHPLGMSRDVWDKVCDQLHGHYRCIRWDLPGHGSSGAAAEGVSAEMLAHDVLALADTLEIESFNFIGTSIGGVIGQSLCQIVPERLEQVWLTNTGAVIGTKAAWAERAENVRHLGLAEMAEGIVSRWFSPNFVKQNPETLQGWQVQLSRSDDESYAKLCEALAQVDNRDKLTSYARSVALLTGSDDVSTPPATLEALQSAFSDAHLTVFAGVGHVPSIETPNQLVDYIQTNAARATVGQTGISYEQGLVQRKRILGDAHVERASKNATTLDSPFQQFITRNAWGELWGDPSLTFQQRSMITTAILAALGRDGELGLHLRTAQRLGINEAQLRQVLMHVSIYAGVPAANHAFSLAKENGWGNAIP; translated from the coding sequence ATGGCATTTTTAGCAACCGACGTACACCTTATTGCTTATCAAGATAGTGGTGAGTCTTATTTACCAGTATTATTCATGGCGCATCCATTAGGGATGAGTCGTGACGTTTGGGATAAGGTATGTGACCAATTACATGGGCACTACCGTTGTATCCGCTGGGACTTACCGGGGCACGGTAGTAGCGGAGCAGCAGCAGAGGGTGTCTCAGCAGAAATGCTGGCTCATGATGTACTCGCCTTAGCCGATACTCTAGAGATTGAAAGTTTTAATTTTATCGGTACGTCAATTGGCGGTGTCATCGGTCAAAGCTTATGTCAGATAGTGCCTGAGCGTTTAGAGCAAGTTTGGCTTACCAATACCGGTGCTGTCATCGGTACCAAAGCAGCATGGGCAGAACGCGCTGAAAATGTACGTCATTTAGGCTTGGCTGAGATGGCTGAAGGCATTGTGTCACGTTGGTTCTCGCCAAATTTTGTTAAACAGAACCCTGAGACATTACAAGGCTGGCAAGTACAATTGTCACGCAGCGACGATGAGAGCTATGCCAAGCTTTGTGAAGCATTAGCACAAGTTGATAACCGCGACAAACTAACAAGCTATGCTAGAAGCGTTGCCTTACTTACTGGTTCGGATGATGTGTCTACTCCTCCTGCTACTTTAGAAGCATTGCAGTCGGCTTTTTCTGATGCACACTTGACCGTATTTGCAGGAGTAGGTCATGTCCCATCGATTGAAACACCGAATCAGTTGGTGGACTATATTCAAACGAATGCTGCTCGTGCGACTGTCGGTCAAACAGGTATCAGCTATGAGCAAGGGCTTGTACAGCGTAAGCGGATTCTTGGTGACGCGCATGTCGAAAGAGCGTCTAAAAACGCGACGACGTTAGACAGTCCGTTCCAGCAGTTTATTACTCGTAATGCTTGGGGCGAGCTATGGGGAGATCCCAGTTTGACCTTCCAGCAGCGCAGTATGATTACGACCGCTATATTGGCAGCACTTGGGCGTGATGGTGAGTTAGGATTGCATTTGCGCACTGCGCAGCGTTTGGGCATCAACGAAGCTCAGCTGCGTCAAGTACTGATGCATGTGTCTATCTATGCTGGTGTACCAGCGGCCAATCATGCGTTTTCTTTAGCCAAGGAAAATGGCTGGGGTAATGCAATACCTTAA
- the pcaH gene encoding protocatechuate 3,4-dioxygenase subunit beta, translating into MSQNYPYFVARDRAWQPAQYTPGYKTSASRSPRQALVSIQNASPSERSGPVFNNLDMGQHDNDLLMNFRTEGSQAGLPIGERIVVHGRVIDQFGKPVPNTLVEMWQANAGGRYRHKKDSYLAPLDPNFGGVGRCMTDADGRYRFRTVRPGPYPWPNGINTWRPAHIHVSVMGPSISTRLITQMYFEGDPLVPLCPIVQVLKDPEAVETMIARLDMAMSKPMDYLAYRFDVVVRGALQTYFEE; encoded by the coding sequence ATGAGTCAAAATTATCCTTATTTTGTCGCTCGTGATCGTGCGTGGCAACCTGCCCAATATACACCGGGTTATAAAACCTCAGCTTCTCGTTCACCGCGTCAAGCATTAGTCAGTATTCAAAATGCTAGCCCTTCAGAGCGCAGTGGCCCTGTCTTTAATAATTTAGACATGGGTCAACATGATAATGATTTATTGATGAACTTCCGCACTGAAGGCTCGCAGGCAGGTTTACCTATTGGTGAGCGCATTGTGGTGCATGGCCGTGTGATTGATCAGTTTGGCAAACCAGTCCCCAATACACTAGTTGAGATGTGGCAAGCCAATGCTGGGGGCCGTTATCGTCATAAAAAAGATAGCTATCTTGCGCCTCTTGATCCAAACTTCGGTGGGGTCGGTCGCTGTATGACGGATGCTGATGGTCGTTATCGTTTTCGCACCGTGCGCCCAGGTCCTTATCCTTGGCCAAATGGTATTAATACGTGGCGTCCTGCGCATATTCACGTCTCAGTCATGGGCCCCTCGATCTCAACACGTTTAATCACCCAGATGTACTTTGAAGGTGATCCATTGGTTCCATTGTGTCCAATCGTACAAGTATTAAAAGATCCAGAAGCGGTAGAAACGATGATTGCGCGCTTGGACATGGCTATGAGCAAACCGATGGACTATTTAGCGTATCGTTTTGATGTGGTCGTTCGCGGCGCATTACAAACCTATTTTGAGGAGTAA
- the pcaG gene encoding protocatechuate 3,4-dioxygenase subunit alpha, with translation MYSQYKLQDETGLLRETASQTAGPFVHIGLALEIAGFESRSDEIWQDLAKENAEGEHIELVGSVYDGNGDLVHDALIEVWQADSLGNYIADFDNKKPFSGFGRSACAMDGDFYFKTIKPGQVDFDGKSMAPHINIAIFARGINLHLQTRAYFDDEQDANENCPVLNKVPSPVRRKTLIAVKEAGAGKPRYRFDIRLQGDDETVFFDF, from the coding sequence ATGTATAGCCAATACAAATTACAAGACGAGACGGGTCTATTACGCGAAACAGCTTCACAAACGGCAGGGCCTTTCGTCCACATAGGTTTAGCGTTAGAGATCGCAGGCTTTGAATCACGCTCAGATGAAATATGGCAGGATTTGGCTAAAGAAAATGCCGAAGGTGAGCATATTGAACTGGTTGGCTCTGTATATGACGGCAATGGCGATTTAGTACATGACGCCTTAATTGAGGTTTGGCAAGCCGATAGTCTCGGTAACTATATTGCTGATTTTGATAATAAAAAACCCTTTAGCGGTTTTGGTCGTAGTGCCTGCGCAATGGATGGTGACTTTTATTTTAAGACGATTAAACCTGGGCAAGTAGATTTTGATGGTAAATCAATGGCGCCTCATATCAATATTGCCATCTTTGCACGTGGTATCAATCTTCATTTGCAAACTAGAGCGTACTTTGATGATGAGCAGGACGCCAATGAAAATTGCCCAGTCTTAAATAAAGTTCCGTCACCCGTGCGCCGTAAAACATTGATAGCAGTCAAAGAAGCAGGTGCTGGAAAACCGCGATATCGGTTTGATATACGCTTACAAGGTGACGATGAAACGGTCTTTTTTGACTTTTAA
- the pobA gene encoding 4-hydroxybenzoate 3-monooxygenase, whose protein sequence is MTKTQATSNAQVTTKTQVAIIGAGPSGLLLGQLLTKAGIDNIILERQTGEYVLGRIRAGVLEQGTADLIREAGAGTRMDEEGLIHTHTDFSFQGEHYQLDLEKYSGGKHVIVYGQTEVTRDLMAEREKAGAITVYQADNVKLHDIESDSPYVTYQHKDEIFRIDCDYIAGCDGFHGVSRKSIPANKLEEYEKTYPFGWLGLMSDTPPVNDELVYCAHERGFALCSMRSPTRSRYYIQVPDTDKIENWNEEKFWEELKRRIPPEMAERLVTGPALEMSIAPLRSYVCETMQYGKVFLLGDAAHIVPPTGAKGLNLAASDVETAFRLFVKIYEEGRTDLIPRYQEICLARVWKAVRFSWWMTMLLHRFQSAGRFDFRVQQAEFDYFINSEAGKTTIAENYVGLPCEALE, encoded by the coding sequence ATGACTAAGACTCAGGCAACTTCAAATGCACAAGTAACGACCAAAACCCAAGTTGCCATCATTGGTGCAGGTCCATCTGGCTTATTACTCGGACAGTTATTAACCAAAGCTGGTATCGACAATATTATTTTAGAACGCCAGACAGGTGAGTATGTGTTAGGCCGGATTCGTGCTGGTGTATTAGAGCAAGGCACGGCAGACTTAATCCGTGAAGCGGGTGCTGGCACGCGTATGGATGAAGAGGGCTTAATTCATACTCACACAGACTTTAGTTTTCAAGGTGAGCATTATCAGTTAGACCTCGAAAAATACAGCGGTGGCAAACATGTGATTGTGTATGGTCAAACAGAAGTCACTCGCGATTTAATGGCTGAACGTGAAAAAGCGGGCGCTATTACAGTGTATCAAGCGGATAACGTTAAGCTACATGATATTGAATCAGACAGCCCTTATGTGACTTATCAGCATAAAGATGAAATATTTCGTATAGATTGTGATTATATTGCTGGGTGTGATGGCTTTCATGGCGTTTCGCGCAAATCTATTCCTGCTAATAAATTAGAGGAATACGAAAAAACCTATCCATTTGGTTGGTTGGGTTTGATGAGTGATACGCCGCCAGTCAATGACGAATTGGTTTATTGCGCCCATGAGCGCGGCTTTGCACTGTGTTCAATGCGTTCCCCAACCAGAAGTCGTTATTATATCCAAGTACCTGATACGGATAAAATCGAGAACTGGAATGAAGAAAAATTCTGGGAGGAGTTAAAGCGCCGTATACCACCAGAAATGGCTGAGCGCTTAGTTACTGGCCCAGCATTAGAGATGAGTATCGCTCCATTGCGCTCTTACGTATGTGAAACCATGCAATATGGCAAAGTGTTTCTGTTGGGAGATGCCGCGCACATCGTACCTCCGACCGGTGCGAAAGGCTTGAACCTTGCTGCCAGTGATGTAGAAACCGCGTTCCGTCTGTTTGTAAAAATCTACGAAGAGGGGCGTACTGATCTAATTCCACGCTATCAAGAGATATGCTTGGCACGGGTCTGGAAAGCAGTGCGTTTCTCATGGTGGATGACTATGTTATTGCATCGCTTTCAAAGTGCAGGCCGTTTTGATTTCCGTGTACAGCAGGCTGAGTTTGACTACTTTATTAACTCAGAAGCTGGCAAGACGACCATTGCGGAGAATTATGTGGGCTTGCCATGTGAGGCATTGGAATAG
- the accB gene encoding acetyl-CoA carboxylase biotin carboxyl carrier protein: MNINFPDLEKLIKIVERSNINSLEITDGDARISIICRSDGNEGISDNNNNNKRDLASTSGSKQRANISAESNKNAVDDSDAVLNKKEANEDAQNRVTAPMLGTFYRRSEPTADEFVKVGDKVDRGQTLCIIEAMKMMHEVKAEFPCTIKEALVDEGEVVEYGQPLFVIEPAS, from the coding sequence ATGAATATTAATTTCCCTGACCTCGAAAAGCTGATAAAGATAGTTGAACGCTCTAACATAAATTCCTTAGAAATAACGGATGGTGACGCGCGTATCTCTATAATATGCCGATCTGATGGCAACGAGGGTATCAGCGATAACAACAATAACAACAAGCGCGATCTTGCTAGCACCTCCGGCTCAAAACAGCGAGCGAATATAAGCGCTGAGAGCAATAAAAACGCTGTTGATGATAGCGATGCAGTTCTCAATAAAAAAGAGGCAAATGAAGACGCCCAAAATCGAGTAACAGCACCTATGCTAGGGACTTTCTATCGACGCTCAGAGCCTACTGCTGATGAGTTTGTTAAAGTAGGGGATAAGGTAGACAGAGGACAGACGCTATGTATTATTGAGGCTATGAAAATGATGCACGAGGTCAAAGCTGAGTTTCCATGCACTATCAAAGAGGCATTAGTAGATGAAGGTGAGGTCGTAGAATATGGACAACCCTTGTTTGTCATTGAACCTGCCAGCTAA
- the accC gene encoding acetyl-CoA carboxylase biotin carboxylase subunit → MFSKILIANRGEIALRIVRACKQLGIQSVIAHSESDRDSLPVRLADERICIGPANATHSYLNQRAIVSAAKMTNADAIHPGYGFLSENAEFADLIEKSGLVFIGPTADNIRQMGDKVAAKKQMIAASVPCVPGSEGALPADSDQIIKTASDVGYPVIIKAASGGGGRGMRVVEKEADLLSAISMTQTEAKANFGSAIVYLEKYLQAPRHIEIQVLSDTHGNAIYLGERDCSMQRRHQKVIEEAPAPGITDEQRQRIGQACATACQQMKYRGAGTFEFLYENGEFFFIEMNTRIQVEHPITEMVTGVDIVQEQIRVAAGLKLAHKQSDIVITGHAFECRINAENPDTFLPNAGRIDYCHMPAGLGIRVDSHIESNYTVPPSYDSLIAKICVHDHSREAAIKKMQAALSEAQITGIDTNISLHERLFKDEAFCQGQVSIHYLTEWIKENI, encoded by the coding sequence ATGTTCTCAAAAATCTTAATTGCTAACCGTGGCGAGATTGCCCTACGCATTGTTCGAGCTTGTAAACAGTTGGGTATACAATCAGTCATAGCCCATTCGGAGTCGGATAGAGACTCGCTACCCGTACGTTTAGCTGATGAGAGAATATGTATTGGCCCTGCTAATGCGACACACAGCTATCTTAACCAAAGAGCGATTGTTTCCGCGGCAAAAATGACCAACGCCGACGCCATCCATCCAGGCTATGGGTTTTTATCCGAAAATGCAGAATTTGCGGATTTAATTGAAAAGTCTGGTCTCGTTTTTATCGGGCCGACCGCAGATAATATCAGACAAATGGGAGACAAGGTCGCTGCCAAAAAACAGATGATTGCCGCGAGTGTGCCTTGTGTACCTGGTTCCGAAGGTGCTTTGCCCGCAGATAGCGATCAGATAATCAAGACTGCAAGTGATGTCGGCTATCCCGTCATTATTAAAGCGGCGAGCGGCGGCGGTGGCCGCGGTATGCGAGTCGTGGAAAAAGAGGCCGATTTATTATCCGCTATTTCTATGACGCAGACAGAAGCTAAAGCCAATTTTGGTAGTGCTATCGTTTATCTTGAGAAATACTTACAAGCCCCGCGCCATATCGAAATCCAAGTACTGTCTGATACCCACGGCAATGCTATTTATCTAGGTGAGCGCGATTGCTCTATGCAGCGCCGCCACCAAAAAGTAATAGAGGAAGCGCCAGCACCAGGTATTACGGATGAACAAAGACAGCGGATAGGTCAAGCTTGCGCGACTGCCTGCCAGCAAATGAAATATAGAGGGGCGGGCACGTTTGAGTTTTTATATGAAAACGGTGAGTTCTTTTTTATCGAGATGAATACTCGCATTCAGGTTGAGCATCCTATTACCGAGATGGTCACTGGGGTCGATATCGTTCAAGAACAAATACGAGTAGCCGCAGGGCTCAAGCTTGCGCATAAACAAAGTGATATTGTTATCACTGGACACGCTTTTGAGTGCCGTATTAATGCTGAAAATCCGGATACCTTTTTGCCTAACGCTGGCCGTATAGACTACTGTCATATGCCGGCAGGGCTTGGCATTCGAGTGGATAGCCATATCGAATCAAACTATACCGTTCCACCCTCTTATGACAGTTTAATAGCGAAAATATGCGTGCATGACCATTCAAGGGAAGCGGCGATTAAGAAGATGCAAGCGGCATTATCAGAAGCGCAAATTACAGGCATTGATACCAATATCAGCCTTCACGAGCGACTGTTTAAAGATGAAGCATTTTGTCAGGGTCAAGTGAGTATTCATTATCTAACCGAATGGATAAAAGAGAATATCTAA
- the pxpB gene encoding 5-oxoprolinase subunit PxpB, with product MELQWQLCSETNLTLFFPKPITLEKQQQCWALADSIQQMPEVLEVVIGMNTLSVFTVSLTWIELEAFKDRLSALLDDIPSKTINGKHIEIPVHYGGKYGPDLKTLATELGLSVEAVVKLHTEATYTVYFIGFQPGFPYLGGLSEALYFPRHATPRTKVPAGSVGIGGEQTGVYPFESPGGWQLLGQTDIPLFDLTKASPTLLNAGDTLKFTAIDIYK from the coding sequence ATGGAATTACAATGGCAGCTATGCAGTGAGACCAATCTAACTTTGTTTTTCCCTAAACCTATAACGTTAGAGAAGCAGCAACAGTGCTGGGCGCTCGCCGACAGCATACAGCAAATGCCAGAAGTCTTAGAAGTCGTCATCGGCATGAACACGCTAAGTGTCTTTACCGTCTCCTTAACATGGATCGAGCTTGAAGCGTTTAAAGATAGACTATCAGCTCTGCTTGATGACATTCCTTCAAAAACCATAAACGGTAAACATATTGAAATTCCAGTACATTATGGCGGCAAATATGGCCCTGATTTAAAAACACTGGCCACTGAACTGGGTCTCTCCGTTGAAGCGGTTGTCAAATTACATACCGAGGCGACTTATACCGTTTATTTTATTGGTTTTCAGCCCGGATTTCCTTATCTTGGCGGCTTATCTGAAGCCTTATATTTTCCAAGACATGCGACCCCCAGAACGAAAGTGCCTGCAGGCTCAGTCGGCATTGGTGGTGAACAAACCGGTGTCTATCCCTTTGAATCCCCAGGTGGTTGGCAGCTGTTAGGCCAAACTGATATACCTTTATTTGATTTAACAAAAGCGTCTCCTACTTTGCTTAACGCAGGCGATACCCTGAAATTCACAGCTATCGATATTTATAAATAA
- a CDS encoding biotin-dependent carboxyltransferase family protein, producing MKILTTSALASIQDSGRFGYRSMGVDRSGVMDSWALQAGNALLKNDLNEPAIEIAVGSLTVQFEEDVCFCLTGALYEAYIDDKRIPCYWRINAQAGQTLKLLRPLQGMYTYLCVHGGFDIEPVLQSSSTNLKAGFGGFKGRYLKTDDVLKVRIASSLPVIGVARLEPTNMIRVIKNSEYEYFTSASKAAFESQQWQLQSSSNRMGYRLDGTALEFNEATQMSSHGVDIGMIQVPPQGQPIVLMADAQTTGGYPKIATVINADIGLMAQIRFGKTCQFIVVEVEQALREQQKRQHYIEQIKEYAHES from the coding sequence ATGAAGATTTTAACCACTAGTGCGCTTGCTAGCATCCAAGACTCGGGACGATTCGGCTACCGAAGCATGGGCGTGGATAGAAGCGGGGTAATGGACAGCTGGGCTTTGCAAGCGGGAAATGCGTTGTTAAAGAATGATCTTAACGAGCCTGCTATCGAAATAGCTGTCGGTAGTCTTACGGTGCAGTTTGAAGAGGACGTGTGTTTTTGTTTAACGGGTGCGCTCTACGAGGCATATATAGATGATAAGCGCATTCCTTGCTATTGGCGTATTAATGCGCAGGCGGGACAAACGCTTAAACTGCTGCGTCCATTACAAGGTATGTATACCTATCTGTGTGTACATGGTGGCTTTGATATCGAGCCTGTCCTGCAATCGTCGAGCACCAACCTAAAAGCCGGTTTTGGCGGTTTTAAAGGTAGATATCTTAAAACAGATGATGTTCTGAAAGTTAGAATAGCTTCAAGCTTACCCGTTATAGGGGTGGCTCGCCTTGAGCCAACCAATATGATTAGAGTGATAAAAAACAGTGAGTACGAGTATTTTACCTCTGCCTCAAAAGCAGCGTTTGAATCACAGCAATGGCAACTACAAAGCAGTAGCAACCGTATGGGTTATCGCTTGGATGGTACCGCACTTGAGTTTAATGAAGCTACGCAAATGAGCTCGCACGGTGTCGATATCGGCATGATTCAAGTACCGCCGCAAGGGCAGCCGATTGTTCTGATGGCTGATGCCCAAACGACAGGTGGCTATCCTAAGATTGCGACAGTGATTAACGCTGACATAGGGTTAATGGCGCAAATTCGGTTTGGTAAAACTTGTCAATTTATCGTCGTAGAGGTAGAGCAAGCATTGCGTGAGCAGCAAAAAAGACAACACTATATCGAGCAAATTAAGGAGTACGCCCATGAAAGTTGA
- the pxpA gene encoding 5-oxoprolinase subunit PxpA has translation MKVDLNADVAEGCGQDDKLMTIVSSANVCCGLHAGSYAEMLITLQLAKENNVRVGAHPSLDDRENFGRTDQVLDEEGYRALMRYQLGATKALCDLVGVPLEYVKPHGALYNQAAANESLADILVSEIKNFDSNLKVMGLSGGYLVKSAKNHGLEAISEVFADRNYEKDGSLVSRSKDNALITDTDEATNHVMQMITEGSVTSVCGEKVPVDAQSVCLHGDGEHAILFAQEIKKQLELKGIEISA, from the coding sequence ATGAAAGTTGATTTAAATGCCGACGTTGCCGAAGGCTGCGGACAAGACGATAAGCTGATGACCATAGTAAGCTCGGCTAACGTGTGCTGTGGATTACATGCCGGTTCTTATGCCGAGATGCTAATCACCTTACAGTTGGCAAAAGAAAATAACGTCAGGGTAGGGGCCCATCCCAGTCTAGACGATAGAGAGAACTTTGGTCGTACCGATCAAGTTTTAGACGAAGAAGGCTATCGTGCCTTAATGCGGTATCAGTTGGGAGCAACCAAAGCGCTTTGTGACTTGGTTGGTGTGCCGTTAGAGTATGTAAAACCGCATGGCGCTTTATATAACCAAGCCGCTGCCAATGAATCATTAGCAGATATTCTGGTCAGTGAAATTAAGAATTTTGATTCGAATCTAAAAGTGATGGGTTTGTCGGGTGGCTATCTGGTCAAGTCAGCAAAAAATCATGGTCTAGAGGCGATATCTGAAGTATTCGCTGATAGAAACTATGAGAAAGATGGTTCTCTGGTCTCGCGTAGCAAAGACAATGCCCTAATAACGGACACGGATGAAGCGACCAATCATGTCATGCAAATGATTACTGAAGGCTCTGTTACCAGCGTATGCGGTGAAAAAGTGCCGGTAGATGCCCAAAGCGTCTGCTTACATGGCGACGGTGAACATGCCATTCTTTTTGCTCAAGAAATAAAAAAGCAGTTAGAGCTGAAAGGTATTGAGATATCAGCTTAA
- a CDS encoding NRAMP family divalent metal transporter, with the protein MSTLKKHNTAILGAAFLMATSAVGPGFLTQTATFTESLMASFGFVILISIVMDIGVQLNVWRVVAVSKKRAQEIANLVFPGVGYLLAFLIIAGGLAFNIGNIGGAGLGMQSMFNISPITGALISGVIAVAIFLGRETGPIMDKFTQLMGFILIVLIIYVMFKSDPPLAEAVTKTIMPDKIDAVAIVTLVGGTVGGYITFSGAHRLLEAGVSGEENLDSVTRSSVSGILIASVIRVFLFLAVLGVVSKGIALDPTNPAMSPFQYILGNTGKVVFGMVIWAASVTSVIGAAYTSVSFMTNFHPFIERHKRYFIIGFIVISTFVFATIGKPAQVLVLVGTLNGLVLPIAMVIILIAAYRKNIVGNYKHPIWIAVFGWIIAIAMSILSVMTIAQYLGIS; encoded by the coding sequence ATGAGTACCTTAAAAAAACACAATACAGCTATTTTAGGTGCCGCTTTTTTGATGGCAACCTCAGCAGTAGGACCAGGGTTTTTGACACAAACCGCCACTTTTACCGAAAGCTTGATGGCAAGCTTTGGTTTTGTTATTTTAATCTCTATCGTCATGGATATTGGCGTCCAGCTTAACGTTTGGCGAGTAGTAGCCGTATCCAAAAAGCGTGCGCAGGAAATTGCTAATTTAGTGTTTCCTGGAGTGGGCTATTTGCTCGCTTTCCTGATTATTGCTGGAGGCTTAGCATTTAACATTGGTAATATTGGCGGCGCTGGTCTTGGTATGCAGTCGATGTTCAATATCTCGCCCATTACTGGCGCACTGATCAGTGGGGTAATCGCTGTTGCTATATTTCTAGGCCGCGAAACCGGGCCTATCATGGATAAGTTCACTCAGCTAATGGGCTTTATTTTAATTGTGTTAATTATCTATGTAATGTTTAAGTCTGATCCACCATTAGCCGAAGCAGTTACCAAAACCATCATGCCTGATAAGATTGATGCCGTCGCTATTGTGACTTTAGTAGGCGGAACGGTTGGTGGTTATATTACTTTTTCCGGTGCGCATCGATTGTTAGAAGCAGGCGTAAGCGGGGAAGAAAACCTAGACTCGGTGACCAGAAGCTCGGTCTCTGGTATTTTGATTGCCTCTGTTATTCGCGTCTTTTTATTCCTTGCCGTCTTGGGCGTGGTCTCCAAAGGTATTGCGTTAGATCCAACCAATCCAGCTATGTCGCCTTTTCAGTATATCCTAGGCAATACTGGTAAAGTTGTTTTTGGTATGGTGATTTGGGCGGCCTCAGTTACCTCTGTTATTGGCGCTGCGTATACTTCCGTATCTTTTATGACCAATTTTCATCCATTTATTGAGAGACACAAGCGCTATTTTATTATTGGTTTTATTGTCATCTCGACATTCGTCTTTGCCACTATCGGCAAGCCAGCTCAAGTACTCGTATTAGTTGGGACGTTAAATGGCTTAGTACTACCTATCGCTATGGTGATTATACTTATTGCCGCTTATAGAAAAAATATCGTTGGCAATTACAAGCACCCTATTTGGATCGCTGTCTTTGGTTGGATAATTGCCATTGCGATGAGTATCCTAAGTGTGATGACTATCGCTCAATATCTCGGCATCAGTTAA
- a CDS encoding biotin/lipoyl-containing protein: MDIEQVARVVKLVESSQLYKVTIENNGQSVTVVNNVNQHEMASPVKSKTIQNGADRNSVDIDSALSQVRATHVGQVYLSKDGATDRLVSKGDHIEKGQTICFIEELSRLLPVVSDKAGVVSDILVENGQIVEYGQPILALEV, translated from the coding sequence ATGGATATAGAACAAGTGGCACGGGTGGTTAAACTCGTTGAAAGCAGCCAATTATATAAAGTAACGATTGAAAATAACGGGCAGTCAGTTACAGTAGTGAATAACGTAAACCAGCATGAGATGGCCAGCCCTGTAAAATCAAAGACTATTCAAAATGGCGCAGATAGAAATAGTGTAGACATCGACAGTGCTCTATCGCAGGTGCGCGCGACTCATGTTGGTCAGGTTTATTTAAGTAAAGATGGCGCAACAGATCGTTTAGTTAGCAAAGGTGACCACATCGAAAAAGGTCAAACGATTTGCTTTATTGAGGAATTGTCTCGTTTGCTACCTGTGGTCAGTGACAAAGCAGGGGTTGTGAGCGATATATTGGTTGAGAATGGGCAAATTGTTGAATATGGGCAGCCTATTTTAGCTTTGGAAGTGTAA
- a CDS encoding class II aldolase/adducin family protein — protein sequence MENETISDVKGVVTQQEWDMRVNLAACYRLIALYGWDDLVFTHISARVPDTEDEFLINPYGLLFEEITASNLVKVNQAGEKILSSAYDINPAGFTIHSAVHDARADAHCVIHLHTSDGVAVSTQVQGLLPISQQSLFPLSNLAYHDYEGIALNPAEKVRLVDDLGDANFMILRNHGLLTCASTVADAFLFMYIMQRACEVQIKAQSGGSELTHIPPQILAGIQAASKAVTKEANGDIAWPALLRKLRRTDPSFEE from the coding sequence ATGGAAAACGAAACGATATCAGATGTAAAAGGAGTGGTAACCCAACAAGAATGGGATATGCGAGTCAACCTTGCCGCTTGCTATCGACTGATTGCCTTATATGGTTGGGATGATTTGGTCTTCACACACATCTCAGCGCGAGTGCCAGATACCGAGGATGAGTTTTTAATCAACCCTTATGGTTTATTATTTGAAGAGATTACTGCCTCAAACCTTGTCAAAGTGAATCAAGCTGGCGAAAAGATATTATCATCAGCCTACGATATCAATCCAGCAGGATTCACCATTCATAGTGCGGTACATGATGCTCGCGCCGATGCTCACTGTGTCATTCATCTACATACCAGTGATGGGGTCGCCGTCTCTACTCAAGTGCAGGGCTTACTGCCTATTTCTCAGCAATCATTATTTCCGTTATCTAACTTGGCCTATCATGATTATGAAGGGATAGCACTAAACCCTGCAGAAAAAGTGCGACTAGTCGATGACCTTGGCGATGCCAACTTTATGATTTTGCGTAATCATGGCCTGCTAACTTGTGCGAGCACCGTTGCCGATGCGTTTTTATTCATGTATATCATGCAAAGAGCGTGCGAAGTACAAATCAAAGCCCAAAGCGGCGGCAGCGAGTTGACACATATACCACCGCAAATACTAGCTGGTATTCAAGCGGCATCAAAAGCAGTCACTAAAGAGGCTAATGGTGATATCGCTTGGCCCGCGTTATTAAGGAAACTACGCCGTACCGATCCATCATTTGAGGAGTAA